In Betta splendens chromosome 19, fBetSpl5.4, whole genome shotgun sequence, the following proteins share a genomic window:
- the LOC114845438 gene encoding pepsin A-like encodes MKWAFALCAMVALSECLVQVPLNKVKTARERLEEQGLWEEYRLKYPYNPMSKFDSRFAVAGEPMTNDADMSYYGVISIGTPPQSFRVIFDTGSSNLWVPSIYCNSAACNNHNKFNPSTSSTFRNNGNSLDIHYGTGSMTGFLAYDTVTVGGLPVTNQIFGLSETEAPFMQYMQADGILGLAYPALSASGATPVFDNMMQENLVNQDLFSVYLSPNSEQGSVVTFGGVDPNHYSGAITWVPLSRDLYWQITVDSVTVNGQVVACSGGCQAIVDTGTSLIVGPQSSISNINTQVGATSQNGDFVVNCNNIGQMPDVTFNIHGQQFTLPASAYVRQSQYYGCRTGFGGGGDSLWILGDVFIRQYYSIFNRAQNMVGLARSR; translated from the exons ATGAAGTGGGCCTTTGCCTTGTGTGCCATGGTGGCACTGTCCGAGTGCCTCGTCCA GGTGCCTCTGAACAAGGTTAAGACCGCCAGGgagagactggaggagcagggccTCTGGGAAGAGTATCGCCTCAAGTATCCCTACAACCCCATGTCCAAGTTTGACTCGCGCTTCGCTGTGGCCGGCGAGCCCATGACCAACGACGCCGAC ATGTCCTACTACGGCGTCATCTCCATTGGGACTCCTCCACAGTCCTTTAGGGTCATCTTTGACACGGGCTCCTCTAACCTGTGGGTGCCGTCTATCTACTGCAACAGCGCAGCCTGCA ACAACCACAACAAGTTTAaccccagcaccagcagcaccttcaGAAACAACGGCAACTCCCTCGACATCCACTACGGCACCGGCAGCATGACTGGTTTTCTGGCATACGACACAGTGACG GTGGGTGGGCTCCCTGTGACAAACCAGATCTTTGGCTTGAGTGAGACCGAAGCCCCCTTCATGCAGTACATGCAGGCTGACGGGATCCTGGGCCTGGCCTACCCGGCCCTTTCTGCCTCTGGTGCCACGCCCGTGTTTGACAACATGATGCAGGAGAACCTCGTCAACCAGGACCTGTTCTCCGTGTACCTGAGCCC TAACTCTGAGCAGGGCAGTGTGGTGACATTTGGTGGCGTGGATCCCAACCACTACTCTGGTGCCATTACCTGGGTTCCCCTCTCCAGAGACCTCTACTGGCAGATCACAGTGGACAG CGTGACCGTCAACGGACAGGTGGTGGCGTGCAGCGGTGGCTGCCAGGCCATTGTGGACACTGGCACGTCTCTGATCGTTGGACCTCAGAGCAGCATCAGCAACATCAACACCCAAGTGGGGGCTACTAGCCAAAACGGAGAT TTTGTTGTGAACTGTAACAACATCGGCCAAATGCCGGACGTGACGTTCAACATTCACGGACAGCAGTTCACCCTCCCGGCTTCTGCCTACGTCCGTCAG TCTCAGTACTATGGCTGCCGCACTGGcttcggcggcggcggcgacagcCTGTGGATCCTGGGTGACGTCTTCATTAGGCAGTACTATTCCATCTTCAACCGAGCCCAGAACATGGTGGGTCTGGCCCGGTCTAGATAA
- the LOC114845441 gene encoding PI-PLC X domain-containing protein 1-like isoform X2 encodes MQTSAKNKVKSGVTRYSDWMSELPPALHDIPLFNLAIPGSHDSMSYDLDISSPIAEPESLKRFSWVCCVPCLLLKWGATQEETIIKQLDAGVRYFDLRVARKPDDANPTRLYFYHGLYTRTDVESILKVINDWAERHPKEVIILALSHFLGFDENPKELHNHLVNFIKNLFGTKVVQREVSLFVAST; translated from the exons ATGCAAACATCTGCAAAAAACAAGGTGAAGAGTGGCGTCACGCGCTACAGCGATTGGATGTCGGAACTGCCACCTGCGCTTCACGACATTCCTCTGTTTAATCTGGCCATACCAG GCAGCCATGACTCAATGAGCTATGATCTGGACATCAGCTCCCCCATTGCTGAGCCTGAAAGTCTTAAGAGGTTCAGCTGGGTTTGTTGTGTCCCTTGCTTACTGCTCAAGTGGGGAGCCACTCAG GAAGAGACCATCATAAAGCAACTAGATGCAGGAGTTCGGTACTTTGACCTGAGGGTTGCTCGCAAGCCTGACGACGCCAACCCCACCAGGCTTTACTTTTATCATGGGCTGTACACACGGACTGATGTGGAG AGTATTCTGAAGGTCATTAATGACTGGGCAGAGAGACACCCCAAAGAGGTCATCATCCTGGCTTTATCCCACTTCCTTGGCTTCGATGAAAATCCTAAAGAACTCCACAACCATCTTGTGAACTTCATTAAGAATTTGTTTGGGACCAAAGTCGTCCAACGTGAG gtttctttgtttgtggccTCAACCTGA
- the LOC114845441 gene encoding PI-PLC X domain-containing protein 1-like isoform X1: MQTSAKNKVKSGVTRYSDWMSELPPALHDIPLFNLAIPGSHDSMSYDLDISSPIAEPESLKRFSWVCCVPCLLLKWGATQEETIIKQLDAGVRYFDLRVARKPDDANPTRLYFYHGLYTRTDVESILKVINDWAERHPKEVIILALSHFLGFDENPKELHNHLVNFIKNLFGTKVVQREVTPTLRSCWDQGTNVIISYDYKGEYPPHLWSKIRYYYGNSMDCTEIESKLSQTLKIRNHLSSNGFFVCGLNLTLPENIWILKYILRPCDNFVSAVRSSLPKLLSWLEQQTSEKPNIVASDLATNEDFISTVIQLNDTA; this comes from the exons ATGCAAACATCTGCAAAAAACAAGGTGAAGAGTGGCGTCACGCGCTACAGCGATTGGATGTCGGAACTGCCACCTGCGCTTCACGACATTCCTCTGTTTAATCTGGCCATACCAG GCAGCCATGACTCAATGAGCTATGATCTGGACATCAGCTCCCCCATTGCTGAGCCTGAAAGTCTTAAGAGGTTCAGCTGGGTTTGTTGTGTCCCTTGCTTACTGCTCAAGTGGGGAGCCACTCAG GAAGAGACCATCATAAAGCAACTAGATGCAGGAGTTCGGTACTTTGACCTGAGGGTTGCTCGCAAGCCTGACGACGCCAACCCCACCAGGCTTTACTTTTATCATGGGCTGTACACACGGACTGATGTGGAG AGTATTCTGAAGGTCATTAATGACTGGGCAGAGAGACACCCCAAAGAGGTCATCATCCTGGCTTTATCCCACTTCCTTGGCTTCGATGAAAATCCTAAAGAACTCCACAACCATCTTGTGAACTTCATTAAGAATTTGTTTGGGACCAAAGTCGTCCAACGTGAG GTCACACCTACCCTGAGAAGCTGCTGGGACCAAGGCACAAATGTTATCATTTCATATGATTATAAAGGAGAATATCCTCCTCATTTGTGGAGTAAAATACGTTATTACTACGGGAACAGTATGGATTGTACAGAAATTGAATCTAAACTGAGTCAAACTTTGAAAATCAGAAATCATCTTTCATCAAACG gtttctttgtttgtggccTCAACCTGACGCTGCCAGAAAATATCTGGATATTGAAGTACATCCTTCGCCCGTGTGACAACTTTGTCAGTGCTGTGCGGAGTAGCCTCCCGAAACTGCTGTCATGGCTAGAACAGCAGACCAGCGAGAAACCCAACATCGTCGCCTCAGACCTGGCAACCAATGAAGACTTTATCTCAACAGTCATCCAACTCAATGATACAGCTTAA
- the LOC114845442 gene encoding PI-PLC X domain-containing protein 1-like: MQTSAKNKVKRGAMRYSDWMSELPPALHDIPLFNLAIPGSHDSMSYDLDISSPIAEPKRLKKFSRFYCVRRLMLKWGATQEETIIKQLDAGVRYFDLRVARKPDDANPTRLYFYHGLYTRTDVESILKVINDWAERHPKEVIILALSHFHGFDKRTEELHNHLVNFIKNLFGTKVVQREVTPTLRSCWDQRTNVIVSYDYPAKYHSHLWSKISYFYGDSMDRTKIESELSQVLKNRPSHCFFVCGLNLTLPENIRILKYILRMCDNFANVVRRSLPKLLPWLKQQASKKPNIVASDLATHEGFISTVIQLNAIK, from the exons ATGCAAACATCTGCgaaaaacaaagtgaagagAGGTGCCATGCGCTACAGCGACTGGATGTCGGAACTGCCACCTGCGCTTCACGACATTCCTCTGTTTAATCTGGCCATACCAG GCAGCCATGACTCAATGAGCTATGATCTGGACATCAGCTCCCCCATTGCTGAGCCTAAAAGGCTTAAGAAGTTCAGCAGGTTTTACTGCGTCCGTAGATTAATGCTCAAGTGGGGAGCCACTCAG GAAGAGACCATCATAAAGCAACTAGATGCAGGAGTTCGGTACTTTGACCTGAGGGTTGCTCGCAAGCCTGACGACGCCAACCCCACCAGGCTTTACTTTTATCATGGGCTGTACACACGGACTGATGTGGAG AGTATTCTGAAGGTCATTAATGACTGGGCAGAGAGACACCCCAAAGAGGTCATCATCCTGGCTTTATCCCACTTCCATGGCTTCGACAAACGGACTGAAGAACTCCACAACCATCTTGTGAACTTCATTAAGAATTTGTTTGGGACCAAAGTCGTCCAACGCGAG GTCACACCTAccctgaggagctgctgggaccaACGCACAAACGTTATCGTTTCCTATGATTATCCAGCAAAATATCATTCTCATTTGTGGAGTAAAATATCTTATTTCTACGGGGACAGTATGGATCGTACAAAAATTGAATCTGAACTGAGTCAAGTTTTGAAAAACAGACCATCACACT gtttctttgtttgtggccTCAACCTGACACTGCCAGAAAATATCAGGATATTGAAGTACATCCTTCGCATGTGTGACAACTTTGCCAACGTTGTGCGGAGAAGCCTCCCGAAACTGCTGCCGTGGCTGAAACAGCAGGCCAGCAAGAAACCCAACATCGTCGCCTCAGACCTGGCAACCCATGAAGGCTTTATATCAACAGTCATCCAGCTCAATGCTATAAAATGA
- the spata20 gene encoding spermatogenesis-associated protein 20 isoform X1, with product MLRLAWRRSTSRNRRPEPARLLAAALCAADTPQQRPRSGVRCLTTTPLPPSGRSALPRSPPTCYVSPSVFVSMASGTEGSSSTAHRHTNRLAKEKSPYLLQHAHNPVDWYPWGQDAFDKAKNEDKPIFLSVGYSTCHWCHVMERESFEDEDIGIFLSENFVCVKVDREERPDVDKVYMTFVQATSGGGGWPMSVWLTPDLKPFIGGTYFPPRDQRGRPGLKTVLTRILDQWKNNRPALETNGDRILEALKKGTSIAANPGESPPFAPDVAKGCFKQLAHSYEEEYGGFRDAPKFPTPVNLMFLMTYWSVNSATTEGVEALQMALHTLRMMALGGIHDHIAKGFHRYSTDSFWHVPHFEKMLYDQSQLAVAYITAFQVSGERFYADVAKDILLYVSRDLSDKSGGFYSAEDADSVPPSGGPEKREGAFCVWTASELRRLLPDVVEGATGSATQADVFMHHYGVKEQGNVAQEQDPHGELQGQNVLIVRYSVELTAARFGLDVEKVNELLASARAKMAEVRKSRPCPHLDTKMLASWNGLMLSAYARVGAVLGDKALLERAVQAGNFLKEHLWDAEQQTILRSCYRGDQMEVQQISPPISGFLDDYAFVISGLLDLYEATLQTEWLQWAEELQLRQDVMFWDDQGGGYFCSNPNDSTVLLQLKEDQDGAEPSANSVSASNLLRLSHYTGRQEWLHKSQQLLAAFADRLTKVPIALPEMTRALLAQHYTLRQIVICGERDAPETTSLLSVVHSIFLPHKVLMLIDGDAECFLCQRLPVLASMSQKGGAATAYVCQDFTCSLPVTDPQELRRLLLDVNMEKPTE from the exons ATGTTAAGACTAGCATGGCGTCGCTCGACGTCCAGAAATAGACGCCCTGAGCCCGCACGCCTGCTAGCTGCAGCTCTCTGCGCTGCGGACACGCCACAGCAGCGCCCCAGGAGCGGCGTGAGGTGTTTGACAACAACCCCCCTCCCACCGAGCGGCCGGTCGGCGCTTCCGCGCTCCCCGCCGACCTGCTACGTCAG TCCATCTGTTTTTGTGAGCATGGCTTCGGGGACCGAAGGCTCATCATCCACCGCTCACAGACACACTAACAGGTTGGCCAAGGAGAAGTCACCCTACCTGCTGCAACATGCTCACAATCCTGTGGACTG GTATCCATGGGGACAAGATGCATTTGACAAAGCAAAGAACGAGGACAAACCCATCTTTTTATCGG TGGGGTACTCAACATGTCACTGGTGTCATGTGATGGAGAGGGAATCTTTCGAGGATGAGGACATTGGCATATTCCTTAGCGAGAACTTTGTCTGCGTTAAAGTGGACAGGGAAGAGAGACCTGATGTGGACAAGGTCTACATGACTTTTGTTCAG GCAacaagtggaggtggaggctggccCATGAGCGTGTGGTTGACCCCTGACCTTAAACCTTTTATAGGGGGCACCTACTTTCCTCCAAGAGATCAAAGAGGAAGACCTGGGCTCAAGACAGTCCTTACCAGAATATTAGATCAG TGGAAGAATAACCGTCCGGCTTTGGAGACCAATGGAGACAGGATCCTTGAAGCATTAAAGAAAGGCACATCTATAGCTGCAAACCCTGGAGAGAGCCCTCCATTTGCACCAGATGTAGCTAAGGGTTGCTTCAAGCAGTTGGCTCATTCCTATGAGGAGGAGTATGGAGGCTTCAGAGATGCTCCTAAGTTTCCCACACcag TAAATCTCATGTTCCTCATGACGTACTGGTCTGTGAATTCAGCCACCACAGAGGGGGTTGAAGCTCTTCAGATGGCATTGCACACACTCCGCATGATGGCACTGGGAGGCATCCATGACCACATAGCAAAG GGTTTTCATCGATACTCTACAGACTCCTTCTGGCATGTTCCCCACTTTGAAAAGATGTTGTACGACCAGTCTCAGCTGGCTGTAGCCTACATAACTGCTTTCcag GTATCGGGTGAGCGGTTTTATGCAGATGTTGCTAAGGACATACTGCTCTATGTCTCCAGAGACCTGAGTGACAAG TCAGGGGGGTTTTACAGTGCTGAGGATGCAGACTCTGTTCCGCCATCGGGGGGACCAGAAAAGCGTGAGGGTGCTTTCTGTGTCTGGACGGCATCTGAACTTCGGAGATTGTTGCCAGATGTAGTGGAAGGTGCTACAGGATCAGCCACACAGGCAGACGTCTTCATGCACCATTATGGCGTCAAGGAGCAGGGCAATGTTGCTCAAGAGcag GACCCCCACGGGGAGCTGCAGGGCCAGAATGTGCTGATTGTGCGTTATTCCGTGGAGTTAACGGCTGCCCGTTTTGGACTTGATGTCGAGAAAGTCAATGAGCTCCTGGCCTCCGCCAGAGCCAAAATGGCAGAAGTGAGAAAGAGTCGGCCATGTCCACATCTGGACACAAAGATGTTGGCTTCTTGGAATG GTTTGATGCTGTCGGCCTACGCTcgtgttggagctgtgttgggGGACAAGGCTTTGCTGGAGAGGGCAGTACAGGCTGGAAACTTCCTAAAAGAGCACCTGTGGGATGCCGAACAACAGACTATTCTCCGATCCTGTTACCGTGGAGACCAGATGGAGGTGCAACAGAT ATCCCCCCCCATCTCTGGCTTCCTGGACGACTATGCCTTTGTCATCTCTGGATTGCTGGACCTGTATGAGGCCACGCTGCAAACGGAGTGGTTGCAGTgggcggaggagctgcagctcaggcagGATGTGATGTTCTGGGATGACCAGGGCGGCGGCTACTTCTGCAGCAATCCCAACGACAgcactgtcctgctgcagttGAAAGAGG ATCAGGACGGTGCAGAGCCCAGTGCTAACTCGGTATCAGCATCCAACCTTCTTCGTCTGTCTCACTACACTGGAAGGCAGGAGTGGCTGCACAaatctcagcagctgctggcagcCTTCGCCGACCGCCTGACCAAAGTTCCCATAGCGCTGCCTGAAATGACCCGGGCTCTTCTGGCTCAGCACTACACACTTAGACAG ATTGTGATCTGTGGCGAGAGGgatgcccctgaaacaacaAGTCTTCTATCAGTGGTCCACTCCATCTTCCTGCCACATAAG
- the spata20 gene encoding spermatogenesis-associated protein 20 isoform X2, whose translation MASGTEGSSSTAHRHTNRLAKEKSPYLLQHAHNPVDWYPWGQDAFDKAKNEDKPIFLSVGYSTCHWCHVMERESFEDEDIGIFLSENFVCVKVDREERPDVDKVYMTFVQATSGGGGWPMSVWLTPDLKPFIGGTYFPPRDQRGRPGLKTVLTRILDQWKNNRPALETNGDRILEALKKGTSIAANPGESPPFAPDVAKGCFKQLAHSYEEEYGGFRDAPKFPTPVNLMFLMTYWSVNSATTEGVEALQMALHTLRMMALGGIHDHIAKGFHRYSTDSFWHVPHFEKMLYDQSQLAVAYITAFQVSGERFYADVAKDILLYVSRDLSDKSGGFYSAEDADSVPPSGGPEKREGAFCVWTASELRRLLPDVVEGATGSATQADVFMHHYGVKEQGNVAQEQDPHGELQGQNVLIVRYSVELTAARFGLDVEKVNELLASARAKMAEVRKSRPCPHLDTKMLASWNGLMLSAYARVGAVLGDKALLERAVQAGNFLKEHLWDAEQQTILRSCYRGDQMEVQQISPPISGFLDDYAFVISGLLDLYEATLQTEWLQWAEELQLRQDVMFWDDQGGGYFCSNPNDSTVLLQLKEDQDGAEPSANSVSASNLLRLSHYTGRQEWLHKSQQLLAAFADRLTKVPIALPEMTRALLAQHYTLRQIVICGERDAPETTSLLSVVHSIFLPHKVLMLIDGDAECFLCQRLPVLASMSQKGGAATAYVCQDFTCSLPVTDPQELRRLLLDVNMEKPTE comes from the exons ATGGCTTCGGGGACCGAAGGCTCATCATCCACCGCTCACAGACACACTAACAGGTTGGCCAAGGAGAAGTCACCCTACCTGCTGCAACATGCTCACAATCCTGTGGACTG GTATCCATGGGGACAAGATGCATTTGACAAAGCAAAGAACGAGGACAAACCCATCTTTTTATCGG TGGGGTACTCAACATGTCACTGGTGTCATGTGATGGAGAGGGAATCTTTCGAGGATGAGGACATTGGCATATTCCTTAGCGAGAACTTTGTCTGCGTTAAAGTGGACAGGGAAGAGAGACCTGATGTGGACAAGGTCTACATGACTTTTGTTCAG GCAacaagtggaggtggaggctggccCATGAGCGTGTGGTTGACCCCTGACCTTAAACCTTTTATAGGGGGCACCTACTTTCCTCCAAGAGATCAAAGAGGAAGACCTGGGCTCAAGACAGTCCTTACCAGAATATTAGATCAG TGGAAGAATAACCGTCCGGCTTTGGAGACCAATGGAGACAGGATCCTTGAAGCATTAAAGAAAGGCACATCTATAGCTGCAAACCCTGGAGAGAGCCCTCCATTTGCACCAGATGTAGCTAAGGGTTGCTTCAAGCAGTTGGCTCATTCCTATGAGGAGGAGTATGGAGGCTTCAGAGATGCTCCTAAGTTTCCCACACcag TAAATCTCATGTTCCTCATGACGTACTGGTCTGTGAATTCAGCCACCACAGAGGGGGTTGAAGCTCTTCAGATGGCATTGCACACACTCCGCATGATGGCACTGGGAGGCATCCATGACCACATAGCAAAG GGTTTTCATCGATACTCTACAGACTCCTTCTGGCATGTTCCCCACTTTGAAAAGATGTTGTACGACCAGTCTCAGCTGGCTGTAGCCTACATAACTGCTTTCcag GTATCGGGTGAGCGGTTTTATGCAGATGTTGCTAAGGACATACTGCTCTATGTCTCCAGAGACCTGAGTGACAAG TCAGGGGGGTTTTACAGTGCTGAGGATGCAGACTCTGTTCCGCCATCGGGGGGACCAGAAAAGCGTGAGGGTGCTTTCTGTGTCTGGACGGCATCTGAACTTCGGAGATTGTTGCCAGATGTAGTGGAAGGTGCTACAGGATCAGCCACACAGGCAGACGTCTTCATGCACCATTATGGCGTCAAGGAGCAGGGCAATGTTGCTCAAGAGcag GACCCCCACGGGGAGCTGCAGGGCCAGAATGTGCTGATTGTGCGTTATTCCGTGGAGTTAACGGCTGCCCGTTTTGGACTTGATGTCGAGAAAGTCAATGAGCTCCTGGCCTCCGCCAGAGCCAAAATGGCAGAAGTGAGAAAGAGTCGGCCATGTCCACATCTGGACACAAAGATGTTGGCTTCTTGGAATG GTTTGATGCTGTCGGCCTACGCTcgtgttggagctgtgttgggGGACAAGGCTTTGCTGGAGAGGGCAGTACAGGCTGGAAACTTCCTAAAAGAGCACCTGTGGGATGCCGAACAACAGACTATTCTCCGATCCTGTTACCGTGGAGACCAGATGGAGGTGCAACAGAT ATCCCCCCCCATCTCTGGCTTCCTGGACGACTATGCCTTTGTCATCTCTGGATTGCTGGACCTGTATGAGGCCACGCTGCAAACGGAGTGGTTGCAGTgggcggaggagctgcagctcaggcagGATGTGATGTTCTGGGATGACCAGGGCGGCGGCTACTTCTGCAGCAATCCCAACGACAgcactgtcctgctgcagttGAAAGAGG ATCAGGACGGTGCAGAGCCCAGTGCTAACTCGGTATCAGCATCCAACCTTCTTCGTCTGTCTCACTACACTGGAAGGCAGGAGTGGCTGCACAaatctcagcagctgctggcagcCTTCGCCGACCGCCTGACCAAAGTTCCCATAGCGCTGCCTGAAATGACCCGGGCTCTTCTGGCTCAGCACTACACACTTAGACAG ATTGTGATCTGTGGCGAGAGGgatgcccctgaaacaacaAGTCTTCTATCAGTGGTCCACTCCATCTTCCTGCCACATAAG